From the Halococcus saccharolyticus DSM 5350 genome, the window CGACGCGCTCGGTCGAACTCCGGACCTTGTAGGCGGTGTATCCTCCGCGGATCCGCGAGGCGAAGTCCTTGGAGGTGAAGACGTGTCGGCCCGCCCGCGAGAGCGCCTGCGCGAAGATCTTCCCCGTGGAGTTGATCCCGTCGCCGGCCTCCCCACCGATGGCCCAGTTCAAATCGTCTGGCATGTGCTGGGTCCGGGTATGCTATCTGCGGACGAAAAGGCTTCGGAACGACCGTCAACATTGTCGACGACAGCGTATCCGTATTCGCTTGCGAGTACCTGATTCCAGCCGATCGGTTTCGTCACAGCCCCCGATACGACTCCTCTCAGCGGATGTATCGAAGTCCCTTTGGCAGGCCCACACCCAGCGTCGGCATGGAAGCGACACGAACTCGCGTGCGCGACAACCGGGTGGTCGGACCGGAAACCATCGCGCTCGATCTCGCGACGCCCGACGGGTTCGACGCCCGGCCCGGCCAGTTCGTCAAGCTCTCGCTCGATGTCGACGGCGAACGTCGCTCGCGGTTTTACACGCTCTCTTCACCCACGGTGGATGATACGTTCGAAGTCACCGTCGGTGTCGACCCCGACGGCGAGGTCGCCCCCTACCTCGCGGAGCTCGAAACCGGCGATTCGGTGACGATGGCGGGCCCGTTCGGCAGCGCACACTACGAGGACGAATCTCGGACGACGATCCTCGCGGGCGGTCCGGGGGTCGGACCCGCGATCGGGATCGCCGAACGCACCCTCGACGATGGCGGCGAGACAGCGGTGGTCTACCGCGACGACGATCCCGTCCACGAGGACCGACTCGACGCGCTCCGCGAGGCCGGTGCGACCGTCCACATCGTCGGTTCGGATGTTGATCTGACCGATCCAACGGCGGACGCACTCGCCGGTGACGCCGACGAACAGGTGTTCGTCTACGGGTTCGCTGATTTCCTCGACGCCGCGACTGACGCGCTCGCGGCCGCCGGCGGCGACCCCGACAGGGCAAAGATCGAGAACTTCGGTTAAACGTTTTTACTGCGGGGGATCGTGCTCGCTCCGCTCGCGCTCAACCCCTTGCAAAAACGTTTATCAAAAACCCCCGCTCGCTCACTTCGTTCGCTCGCGGTAGGGCTGTTGGCGCTCTCCGCAACCGCCACCGCACAGCACCGCCCGAGCCCTCAACGCGCGCTCGCTTCGCTCGCTCGCGCGTTTCGCCCTCGATCCGCCAGGAGAGCGACGCTCTCCTGAGCCTGCGGTCGCTCCGCGACCGCAGACGCCAGGACCGCACCGTCACCGCCCTGACCGACCACCGCGAAAATAAGCTCCCGACGGATAGATGGCGCACGCGCCCGAGTGTCGATCATGAGCCGACATCGGCCCGGATCGACGGCGACCCGCCGACGATACCTCGCGCTCGCGGCTACGATCGGCGGGTCACTCGCCGGCTGTCTCGGCGGTGACGGCGGCAGCGACAGCGAAGAGACCGGGACGATGGATACGGAGAAATCGGGTTCGGCTGCTGCCGACGAGACCACTACGGACGCCGCCGCGGCAATCGAATCGGCGACGCCAGGGACGACCACGGGCGGCGAGCTCGATCTTCGCGAGGCGAACGTCGTCGGTGTCGAGATCGACTCTACCGACGGTGGCTATCGTTTCGACGTGACGCTCTATCACGATGACGGCGGCGAGGACGGCTACGCGAACTGGTGGCAGGTCGAGACGCTTGATGGGGAGCGACTCGGTCGGCGCGACCTCCTCCATCCACACGGCACCACGCGATTCACGCGCTCGGAAACCATCGAGGTACCGGACGGAACGGAACGCGTCGTCGTCCGCGGCCACGACCAGACCCACGGCTATGGCGGCCAGACGATGCTCGTGACGCTCGAAACCGGCACGAGCGAGATCGTTCGGCAGGGCTCCGAGCCCCGGTTGTTCGATGGCAGCGGCTCCGGAGCAGCAACCACGACCAGCGACGGATGACAGGATGTCACGAATAACGACGGAAGACGACGCCCGTGCAGCGATCGCGGCCGAACGCGAGCGCCTGCGCGAACGGTTCGGCACGTTCGAGGCCACGGAGGCGTGTGTCGAGAACGACCCCGCGTTCTACGAACACGGTCTCGATCTCGTTCACGAGACTGGGATGCTCGCCGATGCTGGCGCGCTGGTCCGCGATTCGCGCGATCGTGTCCTGCTCGTTCGCCATCCCGACGCCCCTGAACTGTGGGGCACGCCAGGCGGCGGCTACGAGGCGGCCGACGATTCGCTCGCCGCGACGGCGGTCCGCGAGGTTCGCGAGGAGACCGGCGTCCGCTGTGCGCTGACGGACGTGCTCGCCGTCCGCATCAAAACCATCGAGCACAGCGAGGAGCCGCGGTCGTACCCGATGCTGACGGCCGAGTTCGCGGCCCACAGCAGCGACGAAGACTCCGGAGCGCGCTCCGAGCAGCCGGCATCGGCGACCGACGACGAGGAAATCTTGGAGGCGCAGTGGTTCGCCGAGCCGCCTGCGGCGCTCCACGACCGCACGCAGGACCTGATCGGATAGTAGCGCTCGCTGAATCTTGCCTACCACCCGGTTCGATCGTCGCTCGGAAATACGATGCCTGGTTGGCGTCCGGGGCGCTCCCCGGCCGCAGGAAGACTGATACGAACGGCGTGGCGACCAGCAGTATGGTCGACGTTGCGGGCACGATCGCGGGACTGTTCGGAACAAACGGGCCGGAGTCGGACGGATCGGCGATGCTCGACGTGGCTCGCGACATCCGGGCGAACCCCCGGACCATCGAC encodes:
- a CDS encoding NUDIX hydrolase encodes the protein MSRITTEDDARAAIAAERERLRERFGTFEATEACVENDPAFYEHGLDLVHETGMLADAGALVRDSRDRVLLVRHPDAPELWGTPGGGYEAADDSLAATAVREVREETGVRCALTDVLAVRIKTIEHSEEPRSYPMLTAEFAAHSSDEDSGARSEQPASATDDEEILEAQWFAEPPAALHDRTQDLIG
- a CDS encoding FAD-dependent oxidoreductase, whose protein sequence is MEATRTRVRDNRVVGPETIALDLATPDGFDARPGQFVKLSLDVDGERRSRFYTLSSPTVDDTFEVTVGVDPDGEVAPYLAELETGDSVTMAGPFGSAHYEDESRTTILAGGPGVGPAIGIAERTLDDGGETAVVYRDDDPVHEDRLDALREAGATVHIVGSDVDLTDPTADALAGDADEQVFVYGFADFLDAATDALAAAGGDPDRAKIENFG